From one Drosophila subpulchrella strain 33 F10 #4 breed RU33 chromosome 3L, RU_Dsub_v1.1 Primary Assembly, whole genome shotgun sequence genomic stretch:
- the LOC119555137 gene encoding kininogen-1-like, protein MAHKLTILCCALFGVAAASYIPHGGYDHGHGYSIQTQHEAPKKWQDHHEAHSWAPIQDHHHQQWAPVASHDSHPQWSHHEEPKHHPKYEFDYGVKDTKTGDIKQQWETRDGDKVKGGYTMKEADGRTRIVEYTADSHHGFQATVKHVGHADHFEHSHGHGHGHGHGQEYGHGHGHATSYAEVKQDTGSKWEDKSSKWW, encoded by the coding sequence atggcTCATAAACTAACCATCCTCTGCTGTGCTCTTTTCGGTGTGGCTGCTGCCAGTTATATCCCCCACGGAGGATACGATCACGGACACGGATACAGCATCCAGACGCAACACGAGGCTCCCAAGAAGTGGCAGGATCACCACGAAGCCCACTCTTGGGCCCCGATTCAGGACCATCACCACCAGCAGTGGGCACCAGTGGCTTCCCACGACAGCCACCCCCAGTGGAGCCACCACGAGGAGCCCAAGCACCACCCCAAGTACGAATTTGACTACGGAGTGAAGGACACCAAGACCGGCGACATCAAGCAGCAGTGGGAGACCCGGGACGGGGACAAGGTCAAGGGGGGATACACCATGAAGGAGGCCGATGGACGCACCAGGATCGTGGAGTACACCGCCGATTCCCACCACGGATTCCAGGCCACCGTGAAGCATGTTGGACACGCCGACCACTTCGAGCACAGCCACGGACACGGACACGGACATGGACACGGACAGGAATACGGACACGGACATGGCCATGCCACCAGCTACGCTGAGGTGAAACAGGACACCGGCAGCAAGTGGGAGGACAAGAGCAGCAAGTGGTGGTGA
- the LOC119555124 gene encoding mucin-19 gives MKLLLVALLGLLSVVLADPSPTLAPPLLPCVHAATAGYSYPPPAEVKFSISPGVTKYSQSPAISTYSENGHLLHTSVGSSGGSYQSSAGIEGLSHGGITQIDKYIAPVQKTLFSPSAEYGGAGITYADKSPAAKYATVVPSGIEIKNLVSPAITKLDNSYLPPSPGLTKVATYTSPGYSYSSATPGISKVATYSSPAPSSIPYYAPPVTSKVESYSSPGYTYSKATPAYSKVETYSSPGYSYGQVSPGISKIATYSPSISYSAPAIAKVSTYSAPALKLATSSLLSSHGTGYSASYAPSITKYSQAADVSHQYFSKPIVATYPAAPAITKVAASYGGTASGALSHQYVSQPALVAAPAIAKVATYAAPTVATYSSGPAITKLSTSYGASGSGAVSHQYVSKPAVAISAAPAIAKVATYAAPAISTYATAPAISKVATYAAPAISSYSTGPAISKVASYAAPTLSTYSSGSGYGASGSGAVSHQYVSKPAVAISAAPAIAKVATYAAPAISTYASAPVVTKVATGYGGSGSGYSSGAVSHQYVSKPAVAISAAPAIAKVATYAAPALSTYSSAPAVTKIASYGGSGHGAVSHQYVSKPAVAISAGPSIAKVATYAAPAISTYATAPAISKVASYEAPSIATYSSAPALTKVSYSQAADVSHQYISKPIVAAYPAAAPALATYSSAPAITKLSTSYGASGSGAVSHQYVSKPAVAISAGPAIAKVATYAAPAISTYATAPAISKVATYGAPAISTYAAAPVVTKVATGYGGSGSGYSSGAVSHQYVSKPAVAISAAPAIAKVATYAAPAISTYSSAPSLTKIATSYGGSGHGGAVSHQYISKPAIAVAPVAPVLSKAYLPAAPAIALPAKVATGYGISGSGAVSHLGVAKVASYAAPTISSYSTGHAISKVASYAAPAISTYSAAPVISSGHGYGGSGSGYSSGAVSHQYVSKPAVAISAAPAIAKVATYGAPAVSHISGGHVIGSGPLLSTKVATGYGGSGAGYSSGAVSHQYVSKPAVAISAAPAIAKVATYAAAPAVSHISTGPSIPLGLGLGYGSSGHGHGGALLGAPLTKLTSAPAYSLGGKLASSTAYGIHAGNLGHGAGPTGGYYGAISLGHAAVSPALSYHGLLTHGSGLAPAPSSLAHMDSSLSGYSHGVGGIGPLGAGFYRYAPSVPALSSHAPVAATAYLKSAPVAHHAALKVVPEQHLEHFDAHPRYAFEYAVNDPHTGDNKHQKEERDGDVVKGEYSLVEPDGNVRTVKYYADWETGFHAEVINSRDQGKIVAKRQTEAKS, from the exons ATGAAG CTCCTTTTGGTAGCCCTTCTGGGCCTGCTCAGCGTGGTTCTGGCGGATCCTTCGCCCACTCTGGCTCCACCCTTACTGCCCTGTGTGCACGCGGCCACCGCTGGCTACTCGTATCCTCCGCCGGCGGAGGTGAAGTTCTCCATCTCGCCCGGAGTGACCAAGTACAGCCAGAGCCCTGCGATTTCCACGTACTCGGAGAACGGACACCTCCTGCACACTTCGGTGGGAAGTTCCGGAGGCTCGTACCAGTCCTCCGCTGGAATCGAGGGGTTGTCTCATGGGGGCATCACCCAGATCGACAAGTACATAGCTCCGGTGCAGAAGACTCTGTTCTCTCCTTCGGCCGAGTACGGCGGAGCGGGCATTACCTATGCGGATAAGTCGCCGGCCGCCAAGTACGCCACCGTAGTGCCTTCGGGAATCGAGATCAAGAACTTGGTGTCGCCAGCTATCACCAAGTTGGACAACTCCTACTTGCCACCTTCGCCGGGACTCACGAAAGTGGCCACGTATACTTCCCCAGGATACAGTTACAGTTCGGCCACCCCGGGAATATCCAAGGTGGCCACGTACTCCTCCCCAGCCCCGTCCAGCATTCCCTACTATGCGCCACCAGTGACGTCCAAGGTGGAGTCCTACAGCTCGCCGGGATACACGTACTCCAAGGCCACTCCTGCTTACTCCAAGGTGGAGACCTACAGCTCCCCTGGCTACAGCTACGGACAGGTCTCGCCTGGCATCTCTAAGATTGCCACCTATTCCCCATCGATTTCATATTCGGCGCCTGCGATCGCCAAGGTGTCTACCTACTCCGCCCCTGCTTTGAAATTAGCCACTTCTTCACTGCTCTCCTCCCACGGAACAGGCTACTCCGCCAGCTATGCACCATCAATAACCAAGTACAGCCAGGCTGCAGATGTGTCCCACCAGTACTTCTCCAAGCCCATAGTGGCCACCTATCCTGCTGCTCCGGCGATCACCAAGGTGGCTGCCAGCTACGGAGGCACTGCATCCGGAGCCCTGTCTCACCAGTATGTCTCCCAACCCGCCTTGGTCGCAGCTCCGGCCATCGCCAAGGTGGCTACTTATGCTGCTCCAACGGTGGCCACCTACTCATCCGGCCCCGCCATCACCAAGCTCTCCACGAGCTATGGAGCTTCTGGATCGGGAGCAGTTTCCCATCAGTATGTTTCCAAGCCGGCGGTGGCCATTTCCGCAGCTCCTGCAATCGCTAAAGTGGCCACATACGCTGCTCCGGCAATCTCCACCTATGCCACTGCTCCGGCGATCTCCAAGGTGGCCACCTATGCTGCTCCTGCCATTTCCAGCTACTCCACTGGACCTGCCATCTCAAAGGTAGCCAGCTACGCAGCTCCCACTCTATCCACCTATTCCTCTGGCTCTGGCTATGGAGCCAGTGGCTCAGGGGCCGTATCCCATCAGTATGTCTCCAAGCCGGCAGTGGCCATTTCAGCTGCTCCTGCCATTGCCAAGGTGGCAACCTATGCTGCTCCTGCCATCTCCACTTACGCCTCTGCTCCAGTGGTGACCAAGGTGGCCACTGGCTACGGAGGAAGTGGGTCGGGATACAGCTCGGGTGCCGTTTCGCATCAGTATGTCTCCAAGCCAGCGGTGGCCATTTCAGCTGCTCCTGCCATTGCCAAGGTGGCCACTTATGCTGCTCCTGCCCTTTCCACATACTCATCAGCACCCGCTGTGACAAAGATCGCGAGCTACGGAGGATCGGGCCATGGGGCCGTCTCCCACCAATATGTTTCCAAGCCGGCGGTGGCCATTTCTGCAGGACCATCAATCGCCAAAGTGGCAACATACGCTGCTCCGGCCATCTCAACCTATGCCACTGCTCCTGCAATCTCGAAGGTGGCCTCCTATGAGGCTCCTTCCATAGCCACGTACTCCTCCGCTCCTGCTCTCACCAAGGTTTCCTACAGTCAGGCAGCGGATGTGTCCCACCAGTACATCTCAAAGCCCATTGTGGCCGCCTATCCGGCAGCTGCTCCCGCGCTGGCTACCTACTCATCCGCTCCTGCCATCACCAAGCTCTCCACAAGCTATGGAGCTTCTGGATCGGGAGCCGTCTCCCACCAGTATGTATCCAAGCCGGCAGTGGCCATTTCCGCAGGACCAGCAATCGCCAAAGTGGCAACATACGCTGCTCCGGCCATCTCCACCTATGCCACCGCTCCTGCGATCTCCAAAGTGGCCACTTATGGTGCTCCTGCCATATCCACCTACGCTGCAGCTCCTGTGGTGACCAAAGTGGCCACTGGATATGGAGGAAGTGGTTCGGGATATAGCTCTGGAGCTGTTTCCCATCAGTACGTGTCCAAGCCAGCGGTGGCCATTTCAGCAGCTCCTGCCATTGCCAAGGTGGCAACTTATGCTGCTCCTGCCATTTCCACCTACTCTTCGGCACCCAGTCTCACCAAGATCGCCACGAGCTATGGAGGATCGGGCCATGGTGGTGCCGTCTCCCATCAGTACATCTCGAAGCCGGCGATCGCAGTGGCCCCAGTGGCTCCTGTTCTCTCCAAGGCTTACTTGCCTGCTGCACCGGCCATCGCCTTGCCTGCCAAGGTGGCCACAGGATACGGAATCAGTGGCTCAGGAGCCGTCTCCCATCTAGGCGTTGCCAAAGTGGCCAGCTATGCTGCTCCTACCATTTCCAGCTACTCGACTGGACACGCAATCTCGAAAGTGGCCTCCTACGCCGCTCCTGCCATTTCCACATACTCAGCGGCACCCGTGATTTCAAGTGGCCACGGATATGGAGGAAGTGGGTCTGGGTACAGTTCGGGAGCCGTCTCGCATCAGTATGTGTCCAAGCCGGCGGTGGCCATCTCAGCAGCTCCGGCAATAGCCAAAGTGGCCACCTACGGTGCTCCAGCTGTGAGCCACATTTCCGGGGGACATGTGATCGGGTCTGGTCCCTTGTTGTCCACTAAAGTGGCCACTGGTTACGGTGGAAGTGGAGCGGGATATAGCTCGGGCGCAGTTTCCCACCAGTATGTCTCCAAGCCCGCAGTGGCCATTTCAGCTGCTCCTGCCATCGCCAAGGTGGCCACTTATGCCGCCGCTCCAGCCGTGAGTCACATCAGCACAGGGCCATCGATCCCACTGGGATTGGGTCTCGGGTACGGGTCCAGTGGACATGGACACGGCGGAGCACTGCTTGGTGCTCCTCTGACCAAGCTGACATCGGCTCCAGCATATTCCCTGGGAGGAAAGCTGGCTAGCAGCACAGCCTACGGTATCCATGCGG GTAATTTAGGACATGGAGCAGGTCCAACTGGCGGCTACTACGGAGCCATCTCTTTGGGTCACGCAGCCGTGTCTCCAGCCCTGTCCTACCACGGTCTGCTGACGCATGGGTCTGGTCTGGCCCCAGCCCCATCCTCGCTGGCCCATATGGACTCCTCCTTGAGCGGATACTCGCACGGAGTGGGCGGAATCGGACCTCTGGGAGCCGGGTTCTATCGGTATGCTCCAAGTGTGCCAGCCCTCAGCAGCCACGCCCCCGTGGCAGCCACCGCCTACTTGAAGTCGGCGCCCGTGGCACATCATGCCGCTCTGAAGGTGGTGCCTGAGCAGCACCTCGAGCACTTC GACGCCCACCCTCGCTATGCTTTTGAGTACGCTGTGAATGATCCCCACACGGGTGATAACAAGCACCAGAAGGAGGAGCGCGATGGAGACGTGGTGAAGGGCGAGTACTCCCTGGTGGAGCCTGATGGCAATGTGCGCACGGTGAAGTACTACGCCGACTGGGAGACTGGCTTCCACGCCGAGGTCATCAACAGTCGCGATCAGGGCAAAATTGTGGCCAAGCGTCAGACGGAAGCTAAGTCGTGA
- the LOC119555123 gene encoding dynactin subunit 1: MMSPRELKLGQRVEVTGKNLQGTVAYVGRTNFAAGLWYGVVLDAPLGKNNGSIHGSIYFKCPTNCGLFVRVQQLVRIAELPKGADNRKTDEMQRDGARAKLSRRSGGGRSVEEQDNPREQMASTSGKAKATASTPSPQHRNRNTQSSKEPPLAKTSGKFLASQQQPLQLPKNPMVTEGNSQVEDVVEMNTSPKRSAAKEQSKDINRQESKDLPQHAGKEDEAGKKKEEPQSKDASNSRQEQPANPLQTSTIGELPAQKASAQLTPPNMTCNQRRSTSYTQLRPTRISQPKPTTAQAQSSTAQLTLAMPVPLALAPKRSKTSMSPTSSVKRAAPAAFVEPRFLEILRPQFTPGPALRTPSSVAPPLDSPELRQLKEELQLLRVQKSEDKLKLLELERMRIHNEQLMEFKSQIMTQQVLLQRELQRSRHELREAQDVSSKFKRELDEIAESIELLTLDKEMAEERMETLQMELEMAQERNDELSLDVEILKAEQEEQQGQRIEKSEKHSGVGVVTQSAGEFLRLEQYNQRLRETVVRLRDTLAQEKQMGQKTHKELETKHSEINELKSIKELLSRRVDNMEVQLMDLKEQVDASLGAESMVTQLASLKLELEDRVKLLEDEVNELEALEQIQEQLIESNQELETDLREEIDKLGGQVKILEQQKNAAMESLYDRDVTIMKFRDLVRQLQEQLQLRADGTLSIEDFSSANESQQEEGSNQSQTDYQHIFSVSKAYGRALEQQIKTVELRLQRQHLEHVLAFVPEQFLLRGGEHDVVLVMLLLERMNEKLTIVCQAINEKFPTACEFGRDAIFEGYSVQRYIFRSQCIYLLKSLQLVLQQFRHGLNHCAYELCTHAAIYRSDLEAQEQQLDEFVRLLKTGQLDEHSNCEPIRRVLHYVSGLHQNLMPPQTLVELLDEQQLYEALIEVYEAGLDAVNANAGLMHTIIQLGHEQTASFNCMQLLMEQSCAHKQKLKKLQRKLGGSKTASWTGMQCARYQRILEANEALGALIRLLGSTAREASKDSNGGIAHEKLWRMLVLNYNKFAPSQEGEEPREVDAYSQRCMQLLEEQLDELFTLLESTDVNTEYVRHPTSNTLQERAAQVKRHYEDVKNLEQTVAERDKEIKSLKYMAKMKQQDFSELQVRKEMAEKQLSKQCHVLAGFAEAVEQLEQSILAKEAALGQALNILADKISILEQAQQHWQEQQQADSACATNTTISSNREMNMLHQALRQERYLRVQLQGSEMRKTFAALEPLHVPRTESQELTNLEKDLRTLKNQWLLAHLEMGTAGSQRRLEIELQGSRILRHIFQTYCTQHPHRAKNTDFGLFISEDLRRAFEQNF, from the exons ATGATGAGCCCCCGGGAACTGAAACTTGGCCAGCGCGTTGAGGTAACGGGTAAAAATCTGCAGGGCACGGTTGCCTATGTGGGACGCACTAATTTCGCCGCCGGACTCTGGTACGGCGTGGTTCTGGACGCACCGCTGGGCAAAAACAATGGGAGTATCCACGGCAGCATCTACTTCAAGTGCCCCACCAATTGCGGACTCTTCGTGCGTGTCCAGCAGCTGGTGAGGATTGCCGAGTTGCCGAAGGGAGCGGATAATCGAAAAACCGATGAAATGCAGCGTGACGGGGCGAGAGCGAAACTTTCGAGGCGGAGCGGCGGGGGAAGGTCCGTGGAGGAGCAG GATAACCCGAGGGAGCAGATGGCCAGCACATCTGGCAAGGCGAAGGCTACGGCTTCTACGCCATCACCGCAGCATAGGAACAGGAACACCCAGTCCTCTAAAGAGCCGCCATTAGCGAAGACTTCTGGAAAGTTTTTGGCGAGCCAACAGCAACCTTTACAGCTTCCAAAG AATCCAATGGTGACTGAGGGCAATTCGCAAGTGGAGGACGTCGTAGAAATGAACACCTCTCCCAAGAGGAGTGCAGCCAAAGAGCAATCTAAGGATATTAATAGGCAGGAGTCCAAGGACTTACCACAGCACGCAGGAAAGGAAGATGAGGCTGGGAAGAAGAAAGAAGAGCCCCAGAGCAAGGATGCATCGAACTCGAGACAGGAGCAGCCTGCCAATCCGCTCCAGACAAGCACAATCGGCGAGTTGCCCGCACAGAAGGCCAGTGCCCAACTGACGCCGCCGAACATGACCTGTAACCAGAGGCGATCCACATCCTACACCCAGTTGAGACCCACGCGGATTAGCCAACCCAAGCCGACCACAGCACAGGCCCAGAGCTCCACGGCGCAGCTCACTTTGGCCATGCCGGTGCCCCTGGCCCTGGCTCCCAAGCGCAGCAAGACCAGCATGAGTCCCACGAGCTCGGTGAAGCGGGCTGCACCAGCCGCCTTTGTGGAACCGCGCTTCCTGGAGATCCTAAGACCCCAGTTCACCCCAGGGCCAGCTCTCCGAACTCCCAGCTCGGTCGCTCCACCCTTAGATAGCCCCGAGCTCCGCCAACTAAAGGAGGAACTTCAACTGCTGAGGGTGCAGAAGAGCGAGGACAAACTTAAGCTTCTGGAGCTGGAGCGGATGCGGATTCACAACGAGCAGCTGATGGAGTTCAAGTCGCAGATAATGACGCAGCAGGTACTGCTCCAAAGGGAGCTGCAGAGATCACGACACGAACTAAGGGAGGCCCAGGATGTTTCCTCCAAATTCAAGAGGGAGCTGGACGAGATAGCTGAGAGCATAGAGCTGCTCACACTGGACAAGGAAATGGCGGAGGAGCGCATGGAGACCCTACAAATGGAGCTGGAAATGGCTCAGGAAAGAAATGATGAACTGAGCCTAGACGTGGagatcctcaaggcggagcaggaggagcagcagggCCAACGCATCGAGAAAAGTGAGAAGCACTCGGGCGTAGGTGTTGTTACCCAATCAGCCGGCGAGTTCCTTCGGTTGGAGCAGTACAACCAACGCCTCCGCGAGACAGTGGTCCGACTGAGGGACACTCTCGCCCAGGAGAAGCAGATGGGCCAAAAAACGCACAAGGAACTTGAGACCAAGCACTCGGAGATCAACGAGCTGAAAAGCATTAAGGAATTGCTCAGCAGAAGGGTGGACAACATGGAGGTGCAGCTCATGGATCTGAAAGAGCAGGTAGATGCCTCCCTCGGAGCGGAGTCCATGGTTACGCAGCTGGCTTCCCTCAAGCTAGAGCTGGAAGATCGCGTCAAGCTTCTGGAAGACGAAGTTAACGAACTGGAGGCACTGGAACAAATCCAAGAACAACTTATTGAGAGTAACCAAGAGCTGGAAACCGATCTGCGCGAGGAAATCGACAAGCTGGGCGGTCAAGTGAAGATCCTTGAGCAGCAGAAGAACGCAGCCATGGAGAGTCTATATGATCGCGATGTGACCATCATGAAGTTCCGGGATTTGGTCAGGCAACTGCAGGAGCAACTCCAACTCCGGGCGGACGGCACCCTGTCCATTGAGGACTTTAGCAGTGCCAACGAGTCCCAGCAGGAGGAAGGTTCCAACCAGAGTCAGACGGACTACCAGCACATTTTCAGTGTGAGCAAGGCCTATGGAAGGGCGCTGGAGCAGCAGATCAAGACTGTGGAGCTGAGGTTGCAGCGACAGCATCTGGAGCACGTCCTGGCCTTTGTTCCCGAGCAGTTTCTTCTGCGCGGAGGAGAGCACGACGTGGTGCTGGTCATGCTCCTTCTGGAGCGGATGAATGAGAAACTGACCATCGTGTGCCAGGCCATCAACGAGAAGTTTCCCACGGCTTGCGAGTTTG GTCGCGATGCCATTTTCGAGGGTTACTCCGTGCAGCGCTACATCTTCAGGTCGCAGTGCATCTACTTGCTAAAGAGCCTCCAGTTGGTGCTCCAGCAGTTCCGCCACGGGCTCAACCACTGCGCCTATGAGCTGTGCACCCATGCGGCCATTTATCGGAGTGATCTGGAGGCCCAGGAGCAGCAGCTTGACGAGTTTGTACGACTGCTCAAAACTGGTCAACTAGATGAGCATTCGAACTGCGAACCGATTCGCCGCGTTCTTCACTATGTCAGTGGATTGCATCAAAATCTTATGCCTCCACAAACGCTCGTAGAACTCCTGGACGAGCAGCAGCTCTATGAAGCCCTGATCGAGGTCTATGAAGCGGGCTTGGACGCCGTGAATGCGAATGCGGGGCTGATGCACACCATTATACAACTGGGTCACGAGCAGACCGCCTCCTTTAATTGCATGCAACTGCTGATGGAGCAGAGTTGTGCCCACAAACAGAAGCTCAAGAAGCTGCAGAGGAAGCTGGGTGGCAGCAAGACGGCCTCCTGGACGGGAATGCAGTGCGCCCGGTACCAGAGAATCCTCGAGGCCAATGAGGCACTTGGGGCTCTTATCCGGTTGCTGGGGTCCACTGCCCGAGAGGCCAGCAAGGACTCTAATGGGGGTATAGCCCACGAAAAGCTGTGGAGGATGCTGGTGCTCAACTACAATAAGTTTGCCCCAAGTCAGGAGGGCGAGGAGCCCAGGGAAGTGGATGCCTACAGCCAGCGGTGCATGCAACTCCTGGAGGAGCAGTTGGATGAGCTCTTCACCCTGCTGGAGTCCACTGACGTGAACACGGAGTATGTGCGTCATCCAACTAGCAACACGTTGCAAGAACGGGCTGCCCAGGTAAAACGGCACTACGAGGACGTGAAAAACCTTGAGCAGACTGTGGCCGAGAGGGACAAGGAAATCAAAAGCCTCAAGTACATGGCGAAGATGAAGCAGCAGGACTTCTCGGAGCTGCAGGTCCGCAAGGAAATGGCCGAGAAGCAGCTGAGCAAGCAGTGCCACGTGCTTGCCGGATTCGCAGAGGCGGTGGAGCAGCTGGAGCAATCGATCCTGGCCAAGGAGGCGGCCCTGGGACAGGCCTTGAACATACTAGCGGATAAGATATCCATCCTCGAGCAGGCGCAGCAGCACtggcaggagcagcagcaggcggACAGTGCCTGTGCGACCAACACCACGATAAGTTCCAACCGGGAGATGAACATGCTCCACCAGGCTCTCCGCCAGGAGAGGTACCTAAGAGTCCAGTTGCAGGGCAGTGAGATGAGGAAGACCTTCGCCGCCTTGGAACCACTGCATGTTCCTCGAACCGAAAGCCAGGAGCTGACCAACCTGGAGAAGGACCTCCGCACGCTGAAGAACCAGTGGCTCCTGGCCCATCTGGAAATGGGTACTGCTGGCAGCCAGCGACGCTTGGAGATCGAGCTGCAGGGCAGCCGCATCCTGCGACATATCTTCCAGACATATTGCACTCAGCATCCGCACCGGGCCAAAAACACTGATTTCGGTCTCTTCATCAGCGAGGATCTGCGCAGAGCATTCGAGCAAAATTTCTAG